The Fluviispira sanaruensis sequence CACCACAGCTAAAAACTCCCCTACCCCCTTTAAATCCATGCCATCACGCAATTGAATCACTGTTGCAGTCACGAAACCAAACAGGCCAAGCGGTATGACAGCAACAATCCACTTTGTTAGGACAAGAAACAGGCCATGCGCACCTTTAAAGAAATTTGTTATTGTTTTCTTAGACTCTGCATCTGGAATAAAGCGAATGGCCACACCTGCTAAAATGCTGATCAACAAAACACCCATGACTTGATTTTCTAAAAATGGCGCAATGATATTTGCAGGAAAGATATTAGAAATATGTTGAAAATAGCTCAGATCGGTGTTCACTATGGGAGCAGCATTGGGCTGTGAGAAATTCACATTACTTGGTTGTATAAAATAATAGAGAACCGCACACACTGTTGCAGCTCCAAGTGTGGTGCTCAAGGTATAAAAAAGAGTGCGCTGCCAGATTGATTTCATCGATTTTTCAGAACTATAACCCGAGAGGGTCACTATCAGGGAAAGGGATATAATAGGCACACTGATGCATTTAAATATTTTAATAAATAAATCTGATATAAATAATCCCGTCGCATGTAATATCTCGATATTCGAAAGGCCACACAGGGCACCTAAGACAATCATCGATAAATAAATAAGGGGCATTTTATAGATACTTCTCTTTTTAGGTATTTGAACTGCAGTCATATATATACTCTCTTTGAAAATTTTAAATGAATAAAAGATATAAATACTAATCAATTTATTTTAAATATTTATATTTAATTTTAGCAAAAAAGATATTAAACGAATGATTTAACAACAACAGAAGGGAGAAAAAGCACATGCGTTGCACAACGCTGTGGATATGGTGAGCGGTTGGACTTTTACAGGTTTAACTATGGAGATTGTTACATTTTTCAAGTTTTGATCCCCTTACGAATTCTTGAATC is a genomic window containing:
- a CDS encoding dicarboxylate/amino acid:cation symporter; translation: MTAVQIPKKRSIYKMPLIYLSMIVLGALCGLSNIEILHATGLFISDLFIKIFKCISVPIISLSLIVTLSGYSSEKSMKSIWQRTLFYTLSTTLGAATVCAVLYYFIQPSNVNFSQPNAAPIVNTDLSYFQHISNIFPANIIAPFLENQVMGVLLISILAGVAIRFIPDAESKKTITNFFKGAHGLFLVLTKWIVAVIPLGLFGFVTATVIQLRDGMDLKGVGEFLAVVVLANIVQGFIILPLWLKWNGAKPFQMMHGMLPALSLAFFSKSSAGTLPVTIESAERNLKMHPTVTRFVLPLCTSINMNGCAAFIFATVIYLMQNNGADITLATMGLWIGIASIAAVGNAGVPMGCFFLSASLLASMNVPITLLAVILPFYSIIDMVETSLNVWSDSCVAKVVNDKLNLNKSVLNKAS